The Medicago truncatula cultivar Jemalong A17 chromosome 7, MtrunA17r5.0-ANR, whole genome shotgun sequence genome includes the window tgatgtgacACAGTTACATGGCATATGAGGTGTCACAGAGACTaaagtgaaagtaaaaaatggtcactttggtccctgaccaaaaatcaatatccctAAATTGAATCTCAAATCCTTAAATCACCAAATCTCAAACCCCTAAATATCATCTAATTCTctctcttttgttcaaaatcaatcatcaattaaacaCCAACTTTATTTTAAGTCCTTGACTGTGCATACCAAAATCAATCATCCTTGGCAGTGCATAATTAAACACCAACATCATAAAGTCGCAAAATAtaatgactattacttttcaCACCTTGCTGCCTTCTCACGCGCCctgcaaaattttcaaaaatactcctggtccggattatatattccgaaccagattgttagtgattTTCGGAATACGAAATTCGGACCAAATATTATGTgcttttttgtgtctttctttcatgtcaagggtctctgttgaccgttatatgaacccCACACAAACTGCAATGCATTGCTATTGCAGGGTTcctatgaacggtcaacaatgaccataaCACCATCAacacccctaaaaaactaaaaacatttgaagaaaatggaagaaaagaggtgaagtgaagaatgaaggtatttgttgaagatgtagcctatttatagcctaaaacaagtcctatgtcattaatacagtcaatgaaaacgtgttagtgGTTGTAACCGTCCAAACCCACATTAATGGCTCTGAATCTTTCCGAATTTTACATTCTTGAATGTCCTTAGCCCTACATGAAGTGCCAACTTTTCCCTCGTTCACCATTATCGCATTAATCcgcaaaatatatttcagaaaaCAGATGAGCATTCCGGATTTTATATTCCATAATGCATCAGTCATGGTCGGTGGTCTGCACCATACGTTTTTGTCGGTAGTCAAGTAAAAAAAACGCGTTTTACCACGTTTTTTTACTGCATTTATGACCTCCCAACCGTTTTAGACCCACCCCTCCCTATAAATAGCCTTCCAAAGcccaccatttctcacaccatcctctcccaccctctcctcctcttcttccttctacaaccataGTTTTCCATCAttgaaaactttcagggtttgtatgaacggtAAATGAGGATGGAACCGCGCTGCAACGAGGTGCGGTTCATCTGAGGGTCATGTgggtcagtgtggttcttagctTAGCCTGTCTGGGTgtaagtttgagcacccccCACCTCCCTCAGGGGCATTGTTCTCTTCTTCCCACCCTCCTCTGGTTTTCCTCCAATAGGGAACCTACTGCTATGTCCTATCACATAGCAGTGGTTAGGAtcttaggagattagaattaggctcttaggagattagaaatagatttaggatcttatgtagTAAgtttaaaaagcttgaaaattattgtaatgtattgttcatatattaataaaatgagttgtttttatgtttgtgtctttttatttctatCTTTTATCTGAttcgcattttattttatgaattgcaaagcttaaaattgcaaaagttctggtaaaacattattccgAATTTTCAAATCCagaaacatctgcaaaattctaatAATGCAATTCGGAAAACGAAATACGGACCAgaggtaaaattggaagaaaaaaaataggacgcGTGGGGAAAGGCATAggatgggaaaagtaatagtcaaatAGAATATTCTTGTATTATGCACTTCTACATACCAAAAGCAATGCAATATTCTTCTCTCAATATGAATATGCTCCGGTATACTATGGCAAACTTGAtgtaattctaattttaatttagcAACTACTATGGCAGATTTGATATATAAATTGTATATTTgacccttatttatttatggcTTATTTGATCCATTAGTCCCctaaataatttcaagttttcattttggtcccacaattaataaaacgtgCGTTTAAGTCCCTCATGTtttcctccgtttgccaaataaatctcGGCTGTTAAGTTTAACTCCAAATGTCTATGGTGGATCAACCTTAAAAATGGTACATcgtagaccttattaattttgttaattttaaccatTCGATCTATTTATCATAAAAGAGACCGTTAGATCTTCACAAAAAACAATTGATTGCCAAACTGCCTTgtcatatcttcatcttcttgtacatgatcttcataaaaaacccaacaacaacatagcaactcagattcaacaacaacatcatcatcaattcaacaacaacattatcaCCATCTATCAAAATAAACAATCTTCACAtctatatgttttttctttcttttcaatttgttctTATTTCAACactatcatttaattatttaaaagcaagacaacaaaatataagaaacaaagctaaaataaaaagaacccATTTTTTCTCACACTGATGTGCAGTTGGAGCTGGCGctgggagtttttttttttttttttaaacaacataaTCTTCATTAAAAGGCCTAAACAGGTATGGCAAGGTACAAAACAAGCACTAGGCACTCCCCAAAACCATGACAAAACTAAACAACAGCAGAAGCAtaacaggaaaaaaaataaaatgtgctCAGAAAGTGTTTGAATTAGGGGAGGTGGGGTCATTTCCCGACGCGGTGGAGTCATTTTCCAGTGCGGTGGTCGCCGGAGCAAATTCATCCGATCATGATTTTTCTTTGTGGGTTTTGTAGAGAATATAAAGGAGAGTATATTTATGGTGGTGTTTTGTCACGAAACAAACAATTTGTGGTGGTCTAGATCTAAAATGAAAGTGCGGTTttaagatcttcatcttctctcttcttttgcCTCAGATCTTTATGaatcttctctcttcttatgCGAATTGAAAGGGTTGTCATTGTTGTGTTGCTGATGTTTGTTGATGATGAGAGAATTTGGAGAAGGGATGAAGATGAAGGTTTTTTTAGTTTGTGGAAGGGATTACGTGATTGGCTTTGAAGAGTTGATCAGatctagttttttatttttaaaataaagttgagTATGAAGATAACAATCAAGATGAAGAATAAGAAgaggaggaagatgaagaaaaggaaaaaaagttaaGTGTTGATGGTTCAATGTAAGATAAAATATACCTACGTGATTTAACGGTCCTCCATTTAATAAAAGATCAAagggtttaaattaaaataattaataggatctatggtggaccactcttaaagttggtccaccatagacataATTTGAGTTAAACTTAACTGTgaggatttatttggcaaatggaggaaaaagtgagggactaaaatgtacgttttattaattgtgggaccaaaatgaaaacttcaAATAATTTGAGGGATCATTGAATCAAATAAAGtctttatttattgtttttttttttttcagtatgattttttaatatacatgtGCAAGTTTAAATTGTTTCACTGTTGTTTTGCTAAGAGTGATATTATAAAAGAGGAAATTAACCTTCTAATAAGATGATTACATCAAGTAATCAATTGGCACAAATATTACCCCTTTTGTGAAAAGGCCTTTTTCAATAATCACTTTGGTAATGAGTTGAGTTTTTCAGTACACAATCTTCATAGGCATTAGACATCCATAAGACAGTGCCACCTCTGATATATATTCCAATTAgcagtacttttttttttttaaaacataactGATGTAAGTTTATGCAGTGATGAAGTAGAGCTTAGATGAACTTTCATTATCTTACTACTTGATTATTGATGTTGCAATTTGGGATGCTGTGGTTTCTGACGACGCTTGggatttttcactttttagcaCAACTGTTGGATGCGGAAAAATTACCCTTGGTTGTTTCAATTTCTGACGAAGTTGCTTCTGAAACCCCAATCAAGTGCGAGATTAGTAGTTTAAGTGGTGTAATAGTTGACGAAAGAACAGTAAAGGATTTAAAATGAAGTTGGTGTTTAATGGATGATTGATTTTGAACGAAAAGAGAATTAGATGACAGGGGTTTGAGATTTAGTgatttagggatttgagattcaattgagggatattgatttttggttcagggatcaaagtgaccattttttactttcactttAGTTCATGTGACACCTCATATGCCATGTTGTGCCACATCATCATCACTTAGTAGAATAACTTAACGTcagagactaaagtgataacggaagtgcaTAGTCAAaacttatttgtatttaatatgAGTGAGAGACTAAAGTAACTATTTGctcatatttttattcaatctaatatcttatttgatttgattgatagaaaagaaagaaaaatcaagagCCAGGGCGGAATTGTATTCTTAGTTACTAGTATTAGTAGGAACCGAACCAATGTCTTGgaataataataactaaatctgGAACGTCCATTCTATGTCGCTCATTCCTCTATTGGCGTTGGATTTCCTCGTACGCgtttcctccaaattttgaaacATTCTATCCTATGTATAACAGAAAAAACGGTTACTCTATTATCGATCTTTGTTAACTAACTTCAATAGAAACCCTTAATTTTCACCATCCTTTAAAAACCCTGTTCTCTATTCTTTTTTCATGTATACTAAACACTGAGGTTGCGGCAGAATTTAGAAACTcgatttttgtttctttgattCTTAGAAAAACAACCACCGAGTGAACATGGGAAACAACTGTGTTGGACTCAGAAATACCTCCGATGAAATTTTTTCAACATCGTGTTGCTGCTCATGGTCATATCCAATCTACCAAACACAAATTTCAGTTTCACCAAACATAAACGCTTCACAGACGGTTCAACAAAGTCCACCGCATGTCGACATCAAAGATTTGAAGTCAATTGAATCTAGGGTAACAGCAAAAAGTGCAGGTCTTCGAGAAGAATCAATTTTGTTGTCAAACAATGGTTCTTTTAAGGAATACTATGAGTTAGGAGATGAACTTGGAGAAGGGGAATTTGGAACTACTTCACTTTGTTTGGAGAAATCAACCGGGAAAACGTATGCATGCAAGGTAATCCCAAAGGTGAAATTGTTAGAAGATGATGATGTAGAGGATGTGAGGAGGGAAATTAAGATAATGCATCACTTGGTTGGGAGTCTAAATGTGATATGTATAAAAGGAGTTTATGAAGATTCtgatgttgtttatattgtCATGGAATTATGTAAAGGAGGTGAGTTGTTTGATAGGATTGTGAAAAGAGGTTACTACGCCGAACAAAAGGCCGCTAAACTTGCAAGAACTATCGTTAGTGTTGTTGAGACTTGTCACTCACGTGGAGTTATGCATTGTGATCTTAAGCctgaaaattttctttttgttgatggaCATGAAGATTCAACTCTTAAAGCAATTGATTTTGGATTGTCTAGTTTCTTCAAACCAGGTATGGAAATAATCCCCTTCTCCAATTTATACCAATCTCTAACCATTTCTTGAAACCTACTATTGGTACTGTAATGATAATATATAGTCTTTGTGACTAACAATCTTCTATTGCAGGAGAAAAATTTAGTGATGCAGTAGGAAGTCCTTATTATATGGCACCTGAGGTTATAAGAGAGTGTTATGGGCCAGAAGCTGATGTGTGGAGTGCGGGTGTGATCATATACTTTTTCTTATGTGGAGCACCTCCATTTGATGGTGGTAAGTTATCTTCATGATCTTTACGTTTTGTTTCATTTctattcccttttttttttgcttcatataaaaatagtggattttgattttgttctttGGTAATAGAATTGGAGCAAGAGATATTTGATAAGGTTTTACATGGTGAAATTGATTTCTCTTCGGATCCTTGGCCAAGTATTTCTGAAAGTGCCAAAGACTTGGTTAAGAAGATGCTTGATAGAGATCCTAAAACACGAATTACAGCACATGAAGCTCTAAGTAAGTTTCAccactcttttttctttttcttttttaaattacgataTTACTGAAACATATTCtttattttcacattttaaGTATCCATAGATTCATTatacattttcatattttctttatactagtgttttttattgtttatggtTGTTGCATCTTCAGCTATTACAGTTgtttttaagagagaaaaaattacacatttacCGCTTGATTTTTAATCACTAAACTTACCgcattaattgtttaattatacaGAACATTAACTTTTATTACCATATTGTGAATGATGATTTTCCAATCTTCTTAGGTCACCCTTGGGTTCAGGTTGATGAAGTTGCTCCAGACAAGCCTCTTGATTCTGCAACTTTGAGTTGTCTAAAGCAATTTTCTGCTATGATAAAGATGGAGCATTCTCTTATTTCGATCAATATGGAAATGGCTACATCACTCAAGACGAGCTTCAACAAGTTTGTAAAGAGCTTGGCATGAAAGATGTCCACTTTAAGGAAATGATCGGAGaagcttatcaaaataaatgtgAGTTATACATATTACAATGctatgttatgttatgtgttTCCATTTTCCAACAATTGAATGAAAAGTAAATTGAATCTTCTATTTATGAGGTGTAAGTTCAATGGTAAAAGTTTGACATTGTAACCTTGAGAAACTGAGTCCAATTTTCCTGTACAGGCTGTAAAATAGTCATTAGCGTAATTTTAACTAATAATATGTTCTGCTTCtccaatattttatattaaagaaaTATTTGATATTCTAAATCATGCCTTTTCAAATCTCATACATCTTTtgatgattttggtatgttcaTTGTTTTATCCTTTCAGGATGGACAAATAGACTACAATGAATTTGTGGCTATGATGCAGAGAGGCAATGCAGATTTAGAAAATAATAGTGTAAAGTGTAGTACTAGCTTTAACATTGGATTAGGGAAAGACAAAAGACACTGTCAATATGTTAGGAAGACAGACACTATCAGTAGTAGTGGGGTAAAGTGTAGCGCTAACTTTAACATTGAATTTTTCTTCCTTTGGAAAATTATATACAATCTTGAATTttgtttctctttaaaaaaagcTTAGTCATTAGCTATTATTATGTAAAAAGTTGATATGTCTACTTCATAGATTTTCCCTTGTTATGTAAACTACTAGGAAACATCATCTTGGCAATTGCCTTTTGAATTTCGACTTGGTGACATCTAAATTTAAGCTACATTAGAATATATGCATCTTTTTCGAGTAGGACAGTTGATCTAATATGGATTCGAGGTGGTACCGTACACGAAGCTTTTCAAATGTTACTTGACTTCTTCACATGCTTAATACTTTAATTAATCGAGAAACTATAAACATAAAGAGAACTAGCATGTGAAATTACATATTAATCGCTCTGATTCTATTTAAAATCTCTAT containing:
- the LOC25499516 gene encoding calcium-dependent protein kinase 2 isoform X2; its protein translation is MGNNCVGLRNTSDEIFSTSCCCSWSYPIYQTQISVSPNINASQTVQQSPPHVDIKDLKSIESRVTAKSAGLREESILLSNNGSFKEYYELGDELGEGEFGTTSLCLEKSTGKTYACKVIPKVKLLEDDDVEDVRREIKIMHHLVGSLNVICIKGVYEDSDVVYIVMELCKGGELFDRIVKRGYYAEQKAAKLARTIVSVVETCHSRGVMHCDLKPENFLFVDGHEDSTLKAIDFGLSSFFKPGEKFSDAVGSPYYMAPEVIRECYGPEADVWSAGVIIYFFLCGAPPFDGELEQEIFDKVLHGEIDFSSDPWPSISESAKDLVKKMLDRDPKTRITAHEALS
- the LOC25499516 gene encoding calcium-dependent protein kinase 1 isoform X1, coding for MGNNCVGLRNTSDEIFSTSCCCSWSYPIYQTQISVSPNINASQTVQQSPPHVDIKDLKSIESRVTAKSAGLREESILLSNNGSFKEYYELGDELGEGEFGTTSLCLEKSTGKTYACKVIPKVKLLEDDDVEDVRREIKIMHHLVGSLNVICIKGVYEDSDVVYIVMELCKGGELFDRIVKRGYYAEQKAAKLARTIVSVVETCHSRGVMHCDLKPENFLFVDGHEDSTLKAIDFGLSSFFKPGEKFSDAVGSPYYMAPEVIRECYGPEADVWSAGVIIYFFLCGAPPFDGELEQEIFDKVLHGEIDFSSDPWPSISESAKDLVKKMLDRDPKTRITAHEALSHPWVQVDEVAPDKPLDSATLSCLKQFSAMIKMEHSLISINMEMATSLKTSFNKFVKSLA